The nucleotide window CCGATCCGGTCCTGGAGCATGGCGGAGCCGATGCCGAGCCCGCCGGCGAGGACCACGCCCATGGCGGCCACCGCCGCGAACACCGTGACCGCCCGCCGCAGCCCCGCCAGCACCACCTGGAGCGCGCAGGCCGCCGCTGTGGCGATCCACGCACCCCGGCTGAACGACACAGCGAGCGGCACCACCAGCACCAGCGCGCAGAGCAGGGCCGTCGCCCGCTGCCCGGTGGGGGCCGGCCCGAGCGCCAGCCCCACCGCGCACACCAGCCCGAACGACACGACCGTCGCCATCCCCATGACGTCCGCCGGCCCGAAGGTCCCCACCGCCCGGATGTTCTCACCCACGTACGAGGCCCCGGTCCCGGTGACGTACTGGTGTACGCCCACGGCGCCCTGCCACAGCGCCAGCCCGACGAATGCCCAGGCCACCACCCGGAAGTCCGCGCGGCCACGCACGCTCAGCAGGACCGCCGCAGGCACCAGCACGAAGATCTGCAGATACCGGGCGAGCCCGGAGATCCCGGCCGACGGCGAGATCGCCCCGGCTGCCGCCAGGGCGAGGCCCACGACGGGCAGCCCCAGCACCATGGCGGTCTTCCGGGCCAGCGGGCGCCGCCGCTCCCGTACGAGACGGATCCCGCACCACAGCACGAGCAGCCCGGAGACGGCGTCGGCCGCGGTCGGCCCGTCCTCGCCGCCGGGGGAGACGGGCAGCGCCAGCATGGCGATCACCGCCAGCACCGGCAGGAGGGACGATGCGGCACTGGCAGCCGACCGGGTCACGGCTCAGCTCCCCGTGGGCCGGACGAGTGCGGCCGCCGTGCGCAGCAGGACACAGACGTCCTGCCACAGCGACCAGTCGTCGATGTACGCGTTGTCGAAGCGGGCGCGGTCCTCGATCGAGGTGTCGCCCCGCAGCCCGTGGATCTGGGCGAGGCCGGTGATGCCGGTCCGCATCCGGTGGCGGTCTGTGTAGCCGGGGTACGCCTGGCTGAACTTGCCGACGAAGTAAGGCCGTTCGGGGCGAGGCCCGACCAGACTCATGTCGCCGCGCAGCACGTTCCACAGCTGGAGCAGTTCGTCCAGCGAGGAGCGCCGCAGGAAGCGGCAGAACCAGCGCATCTCCTGCTCGTTCGCCACGCTCCACCGGGTCGCGGCCTCGTGCGCGTCGGCCGGGCGGTGCGTACGGAACTTCAGCAGAGTGAACGACCGCCCGCCCCTGCCGATCCGCTCCTGGCGGAACACCACCCCGGGCCCGTCGCTCAGCCGCAGCACCACGGCGGTGACCAGCAGCAGCGGGCTGACCAGCAGCAGCAGGGTCCCGGAGACGGCGATGTCCAACACCCGCTTGCCGACATCTTCGTGACGGTTCGTCAATCGCAGCCGACGGCACGGGAACCCGGCGAGACGCTCACCGCTCCGGTCGTACGACGGCGACTCCGCGTCCACCTGCCACAGCTGGCAGCCCGCCTCGGCCAACGCCCGCAGCAGCGGTCCGCGTTCGGCGCGGGAGCCCACGACGAGGACGGTCTGGACGCCGTTCTGGACGATCGCCCGCCGTACCTCCTCGTCCGTGGTCAGCACCGGCAGGCCCTCGCCCCCGGCCGACTGGTCGGCGACCACGCCCACGGGCCGCAGTCCGCACCCCGGGCGCCGGAGGAACGCGGCGGCCACGCGCTGCGCGGTCGTCGCGGGACCGACCACCAGGGCCGCACGGGGCCTGCGCACGAGCGCCCGGCGCCGCAGCCAGTGCACCGTGCCCCGGCCCGCGCAGCTCGCCGCCGACTGCAGGACACAGCCGAGGACCAGGGCGCCGACGGACAGGGAGTGGTCCGGGGAGTAGGCCGCCACCGACGCCGCGAGCACGCACCAGCAGACGACGATCCGCGCACAGACGGCGGGCAGTTCGTCCAGCACGGCAGGTACAGCGGGCGGCCGGTACAGCCGTGCCCGCGCGTTCAGGCACACAACGGCCAGCAGCAGCCCGGCGACCAGCAGCGGGCGCCCTGGTGTCCTGGCGTCGGTGAGCACCTGCGCGACGAGGAGCGCCGCGCCCGCGTCCACCGTGAGCAGCGCGAGCCGTGAGGCGTGCCGCCGTATGGCGGGCCGCGCGGCCGGGAGATCGGTGCCGCCGCCGGCTCCGCGTGGAGTGATGACCGAGACGCTCGAGAATCCGTACTCCGGTGGCTGTCCGCCAGGGGAGGGAACGGTGCTTTCCGCAGTCACGTGAGGATGGTCTTCCTGTACTCGGTGGCTTCCCCGCACGGGGCGTGCCCGACGGACGCGGAGTCCGGCGCGCGACCGTCGCGCGACGCACCTTCGCCTCTCGCATCGCTTCCGTCGGCCAGCAGTTCGCGGTACACGTCCGCCACAGCTCCGGCCGTGTGCCGCACGTCGTGGGTGGTCAGGACATGGCGGCGCCCTTGGTGACCGAGCGACTCGCGCCGGGACGGATCGCGCAGCAGCCCGGTGATCGTGCGGGCGAGCGCTGCCGGATCCTCGGGGGGCACGGGTTCCTGACCCGATGGCAGACTCTCGCGGGCGCCGTCCACATCCGTGATCACGACCGGCCGCCCGCAGGCCATGGCTTCCAGCGGCGCCAGCGCCATGCCCTCCCAGCGGGACGGCAGGACGACGAGATCGGCGGCCTGGTACCAGGGCACGGCATCGGCGGCGGCCCCGGCGAACAGCACCCCGTCGGGCGCGAGCCCCCGCAGCGCCTGGTTGTCCGGCCCGTCGCCGACCAGCACGAGCCGGGCCCCCGGCACCTGCCGGACCACCGCCCTCCACGCCTCCAGCAGGATGTCCTGCCCCTTCTGCCGGCACAGCCGCCCCACGCACACGACCAGCGGAGCGTCGGCCCCGAGACCGGCGAGCAGCGGAATCCCGGCCCGTGCGGCACCGAGGGCCGCGGGGCTGAAGCGCCGCGTATCGACTCCGTTGGCGATCACCCGCCACCGCGCCCGCACTCCGGCCCGCTCTCCGGTGACCCGCTCGGCCTCGCTCACGCAGACCACGCGGTCGGCCCAACGAGCGCCCCACTGCTCCCACTTCAGGGCGAGCGAGGCGGTGACCCCGCCGACCGCCTCGAACGACCAGGCGTGCGGCTGGAACACGGTCGGAATCCGCCCGCGTACGGCGAGCCGCGCGGCCAGCCCGGCCTTGGCGCTGTGCGCGTGGACCAGGTCGGGCCGCACGTCGGCGAGGACGCGCCGGAGGTGTCGTACCTCTTGGAGAAGAGTGGGCCCCGGCGAACGCGTCGCGTGCCAGTGCCGTACGTTCCCGCCGAGCGACCGGAGGGCGGGTGCGAGACCGCCTCCGGGACAGGCGACGGTGACGTGCAGTCCCTCGGCGAGCTGGGCCCGCATCAGGTCCGTCACGACTCGGGCCACCCCGCCGTCCACGGGCTGGGTGATGTGCAGGATGCGCGACGGAGGGTCCATCGGCGACAGGTGCATGGGGATTCCTTGCGCACGTTCACGGCGCGGGTCGGCGTGCGTCATGGCTTGGCGTCCACGGCGACGAAGAACACTCCGACCCAGGCGGCGTCCCGCTGCGAAGCGATCCGGAACACCAACTGGTCACCGCCGGGCCGGAGCTCCTCGCTCAGATCGAGGACGTCGGAGTCGTAGCCGAGCGTGTTCGCATAGGCGGGCGAACGATCCGGGCCGCTCGACCCCGGGTCGCTGATCGTCGAGTTCAGGACGTCGTCCCGGGGGTTGGCCGCGTCGCCCAGTGCGATCGGCTCCCCGTTACCGACGGAAACGGTGAGCGTGTCGCCGCGCGTGCCGCGGTCCCCGTTGTAGGCGACCAGACCGACCTGCCCACCCGCGCCCCTGGGGAACGCCATGCCGGGCAGCCGGACCTCTTGGTCCCGGTCGGCCGCGAGTGCGTCGAAGCCGTCCCACACCGCCAGGTGCCGTAGCGGCTCCGACTCCTTCTCGTACACCACCACCAGCGTCCAGCCGCCCCAGGCACCGGCGGCCGAGCGGCCACTCGCCACGTTGACCTGCGCCACGGTGTAGAGCCCGGGACCGCTGGACCGGACCAGTTTCGTGACGTCCGCCGAGGCCTGGAAGGCGTCCGCGCCGCGCGCCACGCGGTGCCCGACCAGCGTGTCGGCAACCACTTCCTTGTACGCGCCGCCGGGCTCCGCGATCAGCACCCGCCCGTTGTCCTCGGGCGGCTTCTGCTCCCCTGCGCGTAGGTTGCCGCCCCAGTACAGACGGGCGTACGTCACCCGCGCCCCCTGCGGCAGACGGACCTCGCCGTGGCTGGAGTTGTAGGTGTTCGGGTCGCTGTCCACATCGATGTAGGACATGTCGAAGTCGCCGTTCGCCGCCGCACCGCCCCCGCGTGCGTCCTGGCACGACGGCGCGTCCGCACGCGCAACGGCCGTGCGGCAGGTGATGGACGAGTTGGCGGCGCGGACGATCCCGCCGTGTTGCACGGCGTGGTGGCGTTGCTGGAACGCGAGGCTCGCCGCCTCGGCCGGCGGCGCGATGGACCTGGCAGTCGCGGAGGTGCCGGGTGTCCAGAGAGGCGCGAGAGCACAGCAGCACACGATGGCGTGGCGCAGCAGAAGACCCGGGTTATGGCGCATGACCGGCGGTGCCCTTTCGGGATGCTCATTGGCCGAGGGGCGCCCCGACCTGTGCACACGGCCTGAGGCCGCGGAGAATCGCAACGGTATCCGTCAATCCGTATATATCGGCGAAACCCGACATGCGTGTTGAAATCGTGAAACCGTGCGTTCCGTGGATCACTCTTTCGGCGGCACAACCCCCGCGCGCGCCACGCGTTGATCGAGCGTCGGGCGCACCGCCCGGATGTACTGCGTCACTACCAAGGAGCATTTCTCCATGTCGCGTATCGCGAAGGGCCTGGCCCTGACCTCCGTTGCCGCCGCCACCGCTGTGGTGGGCACCGCCGGCGTCGCCGCTGCCGACAGCGGCGCGAAGGGTGTCGCCGCCCACTCCCCGGGCGTGCTGTCGGGCAACGTCATCCAGGTCCCGATCCACATCCCGATCAACCTCTGCGGAAACACCGTCAACGGTCTCGCTCTGCTGAACCCCGCCTTCGGCAACAACTGCCTCAACCGCTGACACCTTCCGCGGCGTTCCCCCGGCCGTCCTCCCCGAGCGGGAGGGCGGCCGGTCCGCGTTGCCCCGAATGGAGGGAAGGGTGCGGCGCTCCCCCGAGGGGCGCCTCACCAGCGGCGACGGCGGTGACATGGGCAGCTGATCGTTACATGCGGCGACCGAGATGTTGCAGATGGTGACGGCGGATCACACGGTGAGTATCAAGATCCGTCACACCGATCGAAGGGGAACACCCATGCGTGCTCTGCCGGCCCGCCGCCTCGCGTCCTCCGCCCTCTCTGTCGCTCTCGCGCTCGGGATCACAGCCCCCGCCGCGCTGGCGGTCGACAGGGACTCGAGCCGGGCGACGGCGCCCGCCCCCACCGCG belongs to Streptomyces graminofaciens and includes:
- a CDS encoding chaplin; amino-acid sequence: MSRIAKGLALTSVAAATAVVGTAGVAAADSGAKGVAAHSPGVLSGNVIQVPIHIPINLCGNTVNGLALLNPAFGNNCLNR
- a CDS encoding glycosyltransferase, which produces MHLSPMDPPSRILHITQPVDGGVARVVTDLMRAQLAEGLHVTVACPGGGLAPALRSLGGNVRHWHATRSPGPTLLQEVRHLRRVLADVRPDLVHAHSAKAGLAARLAVRGRIPTVFQPHAWSFEAVGGVTASLALKWEQWGARWADRVVCVSEAERVTGERAGVRARWRVIANGVDTRRFSPAALGAARAGIPLLAGLGADAPLVVCVGRLCRQKGQDILLEAWRAVVRQVPGARLVLVGDGPDNQALRGLAPDGVLFAGAAADAVPWYQAADLVVLPSRWEGMALAPLEAMACGRPVVITDVDGARESLPSGQEPVPPEDPAALARTITGLLRDPSRRESLGHQGRRHVLTTHDVRHTAGAVADVYRELLADGSDARGEGASRDGRAPDSASVGHAPCGEATEYRKTILT
- a CDS encoding DUF3344 domain-containing protein; this translates as MRHNPGLLLRHAIVCCCALAPLWTPGTSATARSIAPPAEAASLAFQQRHHAVQHGGIVRAANSSITCRTAVARADAPSCQDARGGGAAANGDFDMSYIDVDSDPNTYNSSHGEVRLPQGARVTYARLYWGGNLRAGEQKPPEDNGRVLIAEPGGAYKEVVADTLVGHRVARGADAFQASADVTKLVRSSGPGLYTVAQVNVASGRSAAGAWGGWTLVVVYEKESEPLRHLAVWDGFDALAADRDQEVRLPGMAFPRGAGGQVGLVAYNGDRGTRGDTLTVSVGNGEPIALGDAANPRDDVLNSTISDPGSSGPDRSPAYANTLGYDSDVLDLSEELRPGGDQLVFRIASQRDAAWVGVFFVAVDAKP
- a CDS encoding O-antigen ligase family protein — protein: MLALPVSPGGEDGPTAADAVSGLLVLWCGIRLVRERRRPLARKTAMVLGLPVVGLALAAAGAISPSAGISGLARYLQIFVLVPAAVLLSVRGRADFRVVAWAFVGLALWQGAVGVHQYVTGTGASYVGENIRAVGTFGPADVMGMATVVSFGLVCAVGLALGPAPTGQRATALLCALVLVVPLAVSFSRGAWIATAAACALQVVLAGLRRAVTVFAAVAAMGVVLAGGLGIGSAMLQDRIGSITQVADAPDQSVTDRYTMWAAAVDMWREQPLTGVGLKGFPEYRDGRASLALSSGSDIGGAGTVYHKQSLLSPHNMYLLVLSEQGLVGLLTLAGSWLALLVCAARGLVRLRREPGAPARGPGGLVPGPGGRAHGPRGLDCGLVACGVLVWMLVDFVYADIGGPSTALTAVAFGLVAWWALADTTSSSRASAEQRAGAAVPQGAGAR
- a CDS encoding exopolysaccharide biosynthesis polyprenyl glycosylphosphotransferase gives rise to the protein MTAESTVPSPGGQPPEYGFSSVSVITPRGAGGGTDLPAARPAIRRHASRLALLTVDAGAALLVAQVLTDARTPGRPLLVAGLLLAVVCLNARARLYRPPAVPAVLDELPAVCARIVVCWCVLAASVAAYSPDHSLSVGALVLGCVLQSAASCAGRGTVHWLRRRALVRRPRAALVVGPATTAQRVAAAFLRRPGCGLRPVGVVADQSAGGEGLPVLTTDEEVRRAIVQNGVQTVLVVGSRAERGPLLRALAEAGCQLWQVDAESPSYDRSGERLAGFPCRRLRLTNRHEDVGKRVLDIAVSGTLLLLVSPLLLVTAVVLRLSDGPGVVFRQERIGRGGRSFTLLKFRTHRPADAHEAATRWSVANEQEMRWFCRFLRRSSLDELLQLWNVLRGDMSLVGPRPERPYFVGKFSQAYPGYTDRHRMRTGITGLAQIHGLRGDTSIEDRARFDNAYIDDWSLWQDVCVLLRTAAALVRPTGS